The Daucus carota subsp. sativus chromosome 2, DH1 v3.0, whole genome shotgun sequence genome includes a window with the following:
- the LOC108207441 gene encoding wall-associated receptor kinase-like 8, which yields MAQHLLLCMMLALLVFAFEASGQERSLAKPGCQQRCGSLIVSYPFGIGANCSADTKFEIRCNSSFNPPKAFLEDNNLEVLQISPGGTIQVNNPVLSNCGNGSNVQQVMASGSFTFSDTENRFTALGCETLGVLTQQGFNVGGCITFCNSTTAINSDKTCFGFCCQTRIPPLLNAINASVRSVDAIKYQNICRQAFVADQNWFKNLTNIFSVRSREQVPAVLDWRLPNRSCTYQKAVFVDDNGDKIEQCVEKENTLCTDEGLCSCSEGYDGNPYLPNGCQDVDECADHSRNNCEQICNNMQGSYYCSCRDGWVSVGYNKCIKEAFIKTAPAIILIACCAGLGGLLLLAATWWLYKVIIRRKKSKLKEKFFKRNGGLLLHQQMSSYEGNVEKTKLFTSKELEKATDHFNVDRILGQGGQGTVYKGMLTDGKIVAVKKSKIEDETKLEHFINEVVILSQINHRNVVKLHGCCLETEVPLLVYEFIPNGTLFEYIHDRNENFPLTWDVRVRVATEVAGALSYLHSAASIPIYHRDIKSSNILLDEKHRAKVADFGTSRNISIDQTHLTTRVQGTFGYLDPEYFQTSQFTDKSDVYSFGVVLVELLTGERPILRPRLDDQERSLVAHFVLAMEQGRIFDILDSQILKEGMKEC from the exons ATGGCTCAACATTTGCTGCTATGCATGATGCTAGCATTATTAGTGTTTGCATTTGAAGCATCTGGACAAGAAAGATCTTTAGCCAAGCCTGGATGTCAGCAAAGATGTGGAAGCCTTATAGTAAGTTACCCTTTCGGAATTGGAGCCAATTGTTCAGCTGATACGAAATTCGAGATTCGTTGCAACAGCTCATTCAATCCGCCAAAAGCCTTCCTTGAAGATAACAATCTGGAGGTGCTACAAATATCACCAGGAGGCACGATTCAGGTCAACAATCCTGTTTTATCAAATTGTGGTAATGGAAGCAATGTTCAGCAAGTTATGGCATCCGGTAGCTTTACATTCTCAGACACGGAGAATCGATTTACTGCACTGGGATGTGAAACCCTTGGCGTGCTGACACAACAAGGGTTCAATGTTGGGGGGTGCATAACATTTTGTAATAGCACTACTGCTATAAATTCAGACAAGACTTGTTTCGGGTTCTGCTGCCAAACAAGAATTCCTCCGCTTTTAAATGCAATTAATGCGTCCGTGAGGAGCGTTGATGCGATCAAATATCAGAACATATGCAGGCAAGCGTTTGTTGCAGATCAAAATTGGTTCAAGAACTTGACAAATATATTCAGTGTGCGATCCAGGGAACAAGTTCCTGCTGTGCTGGATTGGAGACTACCGAATCGGTCCTGTACATATCAGAAAGCTGTATTTGTCGACGACAATGGGGATAAGATAGAACAGTGCgttgaaaaagaaaatacttTGTGTACAGATGAAGGCCTGTGTTCTTGTTCTGAAGGCTACGATGGGAATCCTTATTTGCCAAACGGATGTcaag ATGTCGATGAGTGTGCAGATCATTCGCGCAACAACTGTGAGCAAATCTGTAATAATATGCAAGGAAGCTACTACTGCTCATGCCGAGATGGTTGGGTAAGCGTCGGATATAACAAATGCATCAAGGAAGCCTTTATCAAGACAGCTCCAGCCATCATACTAATAG CCTGTTGTGCTGGTCTAGGGGGGCTATTGCTACTGGCTGCTACTTGGTGGTTGTACAAGGTAATTatacgaaggaaaaagagtaaaCTTAaggagaaattttttaaaagaaacggAGGTCTGCTATTGCATCAGCAAATGTCTTCCTATGAAGGTAATGTCGAGAAAACCAAATTGTTTACTTCAAAGGAGCTGGAGAAGGCAACGGACCATTTTAACGTGGATCGTATCCTCGGGCAAGGAGGACAAGGTACTGTCTACAAAGGAATGTTGACAGACGGAAAAATAGTAGCTGTTAAAAAGTCCAAGATAGAAGATGAAACTAAACTCGAACACTTCATTAACGAGGTTGTCATTTTATCACAAATCAACCATAGGAATGTTGTAAAGCTCCACGGATGCTGCTTGGAGACCGAGGTCCCGTTACTCGTATATGAATTCATCCCTAATGGAACACTTTTCGAGTACATCCATGACCGCAATGAGAATTTTCCGCTTACTTGGGATGTCCGCGTACGTGTTGCCACAGAAGTAGCAGGAGCTCTCTCGTATCTCCACTCTGCTGCATCGATTCCAATATATCACCGCGATATCAAGTCATCAAACATACTTTTGGACGAAAAGCACAGAGCCAAAGTGGCTGATTTCGGAACTTCAAGAAACATTTCTATTGATCAGACTCACCTGACAACAAGAGTACAGGGCACATTCGGTTACTTGGACCCTGAATACTTCCAAACTAGTCAGTTCACTGACAAAAGCGATGTTTATAGCTTCGGGGTAGTTCTTGTCGAGCTCTTGACAGGAGAAAGACCAATCTTGAGACCTAGACTTGACGATCAAGAACGGAGTTTAGTAGCACATTTTGTATTGGCAATGGAACAGGGTCGCATTTTCGATATTCTTGATTCACAAATCTTAAAAGAGGGCATGAAAgaatgttag
- the LOC108209108 gene encoding ubiquitin-activating enzyme E1 1, protein MLPKKRSVEGGVVDGDNSAGIDSDSLLKKSCLISCVNTTTTTTAKSGDGGMENGRGSNTGGSSVQKPSMTMDDGNQQEIDEDLHSRQLAVYGRETMRRLFASNVLVSGMQGLGTEIAKNLILAGVKSVTLHDEGNVELWDLSSNFIFTENDVGKNRALVSVQKLQELNNAVVVTCLTTKLTKEQLSGFQAVVFTDSNLENAIEFNDYCHTHQPPIAFIKTEVRGLFGNVFCDFGPEFTVVDTDGEEPHTGIIASISNDKPALISCVDDERLEFQDGDLVVFSEVKGMTELNDGKPRKIINSRPYSFNLEEDTTNFGQYERGGIVTQVKQPKVLNFKPLKEALKDPGEYLLSDFSKFDRPPLLHLAFQALDKFISELGRFPVAGSEEDAEKLISIASTLNESFGDGKVDDINPKLLRQFSFGARAVLNPMAAMFGGIVGQEVMKACSGKFHPLFQFFYFDSVESLPTESLEVSEFEPQNSRYDAQISVFGAKLQKKLEDAQVFVVGSGALGCEFLKNLALMGVSCGKQGKLTVTDDDVIEKSNLSRQFLFRDWNIGQAKSTVAATAAALINPALHIEALQNRVGPETENVFDDTYWENLSVVVNALDNVNARLYVDQRCLYFQKPLLESGTLGAKCNTQMVIPHLTENYGASRDPPEKQAPMCTVHSFPHNIDHCLTWARSEFEGLLEKTPAEVNAYLFNTSEYTSAIVNAGDAQARDKLERVLECLDKDRCDAFQDCITWARLRFEDYFSNRVKQLIFTFPEDASTSTGAPFWSAPKRFPQPLQFSTSDPSHLHFVMAASILRAETFGIPIPDWAVQPKALAEAVDRVMVPEFQPKKGVKIETDEKATNLSAASIDDSAVINELIMKLEQCRKSLSSGFKMKPIQFEKDDDTNYHMDMIAALANMRARNYSIPEVDKLKAKFIAGRIIPAIATSTAMATGFVCLELYKVLNGGHKVEDYRNTFANLALPLFSIAEPVPPKVFAHRDMKWTVWDRWIVDGNPTLRELLKWLSEKGLNAYSISCGSCLLYNSMFPRHKDRMDKKVVDLAREVAKLELPPYRRHFDVVVACEDDDDNDIDIPQISIYFR, encoded by the exons ATGCTTCCTAAAaagagatcagttgaaggaggAGTTGTAGACGGTGATAACAGCGCTGGTATTGATTCAGATAGTTTACTTAAGAAGAGTTGTTTGATCTCTTGTGTGAACACAACTACTACTACTACAGCTAAGAGTGGAGACGGAGGTATGGAGAATGGAAGGGGTAGTAACACAGGAGGTAGTAGCGTTCAGAAACCGAGTATGACTATGGATGATGGAAATCAGCAGGAGATTGATGAGGATCTTCATAGTAGGCAGCTTGCTGTATATGGGCGAGAGACGATGAGGCGGCTTTTTGCTTCAAATGTGCTCGTTTCAGGCATGCAAGGTCTTGGTACTGAAATAG CAAAGAATCTCATACTTGCTGGTGTCAAGTCCGTGACGTTGCATGATGAAGGCAATGTTGAATTGTGGGATTTGTCTAGCAATTTTATATTCACAGAGAATGATGTTGGTAAGAACAGGGCACTTGTTTCTGTTCAAAAGCTGCAGGAGCTTAACAATGCTGTCGTTGTTACCTGTTTGACCACTAAATTGACTAAGGAGCAACTCTCTGGCTTTCAG GCTGTTGTTTTTACTGATTCTAACTTGGAGAATGCAATTGAATTCAATGATTATTGTCATACACATCAACCACCTATTGCATTCATAAAGACTGAAGTGAGAGGTCTTTTTGGTAATGTGTTCTGTGATTTTGGCCCAGAGTTCACTGTGGTGGATACTGACGGCGAGGAACCTCACACTGGAATTATTGCATCTATCAGTAATGATAAACCTGCCCTTATATCATGTGTTGATGATGAAAGGCTAGAATTTCAGGATGGAGACCTTGTTGTGTTCTCAGAGGTTAAAGGAATGACAGAACTCAATGATGGAAAGCCAAGAAAGATAATTAATTCAAGACCGTATTCTTTCAACCTTGAGGAGGACACAACAAATTTTGGGCAGTATGAGAGAGGAGGTATCGTAACTCAGGTGAAGCAGCCGAAGGTCCTAAATTTTAAGCCATTAAAAGAAGCACTTAAAGACCCAGGAGAATATTTGTTGAGTGATTTCTCTAAATTTGACCGGCCACCACTCTTGCACTTGGCTTTTCAAGCACTCGACAAGTTTATATCTGAATTAGGACGCTTCCCGGTTGCTGGTTCTGAAGAAGATGCAGAGAAGCTCATATCCATTGCCAGCACCCTGAATGAGAGCTTCGGGGATGGGAAAGTAGACGATATTAACCCAAAACTTCTGCGTCAATTTTCTTTTGGTGCTCGGGCTGTTCTGAATCCCATGGCGGCTATGTTTGGTGGAATTGTTGGCCAGGAGGTTATGAAGGCATGTTCGGGAAAGTTTCATCCACTCTTCCAG TTTTTCTATTTCGACTCGGTTGAGTCACTTCCTACTGAATCACTGGAGGTTAGTGAATTTGAACCACAGAATAGCCGCTATGATGCACAAATATCAGTGTTTGGGGCCAAGCTGCAAAAGAAACTTGAAGATGCTCAGGTTTTTGTTGTTGGATCTGGTGCATTGGGCTGTGAGTTCCTGAAAAATTTGGCTTTGATGGGTGTTTCATGCGGCAAACAAGGGAAACTGACAGTAACTGATGATGATGTGATAGAGAAGAGCAATTTGAGCAGACAATTTCTATTCCGTGATTGGAATATAGGGCAGGCAAAATCAACTGTTGCTGCCACGGCTGCTGCATTGATAAATCCTGCTCTGCATATTGAAGCATTGCAGAATCGCGTGGGCCCCGAGACTGAGAATGTCTTTGATGACACCTACTGGGAAAATCTGAGTGTAGTAGTAAATGCCCTTGACAATGTCAATGCTAGGTTATATGTCGATCAAAGATGCTTGTATTTCCAGAAGCCACTTTTGGAATCTGGGACTTTGGGGGCCAAATGCAACACCCAGATGGTTATTCCTCATCTGACTGAGAATTATGGTGCCTCAAGAGATCCACCAGAGAAACAAGCACCCATGTGTACTGTGCACTCTTTTCCGCACAACATTGACCATTGCCTGACATGGGCTAGGTCTGAGTTTGAGGGTTTACTGGAGAAAACCCCTGCGGAAGTAAATGCCTATCTTTTCAATACAAGTGAATATACCTCTGCTATAGTGAATGCAGGCGATGCTCAGGCTAGGGACAAGTTGGAACGTGTTCTTGAGTGCCTTGATAAGGACAGATGCGATGCTTTCCAGGACTGCATTACATGGGCCCGTTTAAG GTTTGAAGACTATTTCTCCAACCGTGTGAAGCAGTTGATTTTTACTTTCCCAGAAGACGCCTCAACAAGTACTGGCGCTCCATTCTGGTCAGCCCCTAAACGGTTTCCTCAACCATTGCAGTTCAGTACTTCTGATCCAAGTCATTTGCATTTTGTCATGGCTGCTTCCATTTTACGTGCTGAGACATTTGGCATTCCTATTCCTGATTGGGCTGTGCAGCCCAAGGCATTAGCCGAAGCTGTTGATAGAGTGATGGTTCCTGAGTTTCAGCCAAAGAAAGGTGTCAAAATTGAGACTGACGAGAAAGCCACAAACCTCTCTGCAGCTTCTATAGATGACAGTGCAGTCATCAATGAGCTGATCATGAAACTAGAGCAGTGTCGGAAGAGTCTGTCATCTGGGTTCAAGATGAAACCCATTCAGTTTGAGAAG GATGATGATACAAACTACCACATGGATATGATAGCTGCACTGGCAAACATGAGAGCAAGAAATTATAGCATCCCTGAAGTTGATAAGCTGAAAGCTAAATTTATTGCGGGAAGGATCATCCCTGCAATTGCAACCTCTACTGCTATGGCTACTGGTTTTGTTTGCCTTGAGCTGTACAAGGTTCTGAATGGAGGGCACAAAGTGGAAGACTATAGGAACACATTTGCAAATTTGGCTTTACCTTTGTTTTCTATTGCTGAGCCAGTCCCCCCTAAAGTCTTCGCTCACAGGGACATGAAGTGGACTGTATGGGACAGATGGATAGTTGACGGGAATCCAACATTGAGGGAGCTTCTTAAATGGCTATCAGAAAAGGGTCTGAATGCCTATAGCATTTCATGTGGAAGTTGTCTTCTCTATAATAGCATGTTTCCCCGTCACAAAGACCGGATGGATAAGAAGGTTGTGGATTTGGCAAGGGAAGTGGCAAAATTGGAGCTTCCACCTTACCGTCGGCACTTTGATGTTGTGGTAGCCTGTGAGGacgatgatgacaatgatatcGACATTCCTCAGATATCTATCTACTTCAGATAG
- the LOC108206361 gene encoding rhodanese-like domain-containing protein 7 isoform X1 → MLSLSNPNPNLPKSLLSQSPSNSSFPILKNPKMFFAPNNSPQNLASSTPSSAPTSPTKLAASDAQNDVVLGSTLVVVSFYKFADFPDHADLRAPLKQLCRQLCVSGGIILAPEGINGSICGTRESVEKVIGFIQSDERLMGLRQVESPVSPEEEAIHHGHTSSSPLAAGEDAPFRWDHVRVKLKKEIVSLGMPSVSPIEKVGKYISPKDWNALISDPDTVVIDVRNDYETRIGKFKGAVDPTTSAFREFPSWVDDQYQPDKAQNEIECDNSAANMSQTEGPKLPPRVAMYCTGGIRCEKASSLLLSKGFKEVYHLEGGILKYLEDIPKAKSLWEGECFVFDKRVSVDHGLVQGTFKLCYGCKQPVSDADMEAPEWEYGVSCPYCYSSKSEEEKERARARQRQFENWGVIGGPDKGRRPARTVDGNEKSKAANSNV, encoded by the exons ATGCTCTCACTctcaaaccctaaccctaatttaCCCAAATCTCTCCTTTCTCAATCTCCTTCTAATTCATCTTTTCCAATTCTCAAGAATCCCAAGATGTTCTTTGCCCCCAACAACTCACCTCAAAATCTCGCTTCTTCCACACCCTCTTCTGCTCCTACTTCACCCACCAAATTGGCAGCTTCTGATGctcaaaacgacgtcgttttggGGTCTACGCTCGTAGTTGTGTCGTTTTACAAGTTTGCTGACTTTCCTGATCATGCTGATTTGCGGGCACCCCTTAAACAACTCTGCCGGCAGCTG TGTGTTTCAGGTGGTATTATTCTTGCACCTGAAGGAATAAACGGAAGCATATGTGGAACAAGAGAATCAGTAGAGAAAGTAATTGGATTCATTCAAAGTGATGAACGTCTTATGGGGCTCAGACAAGTGGAGTCACCAGTAAGCCCTGAAGAAGAAGCTATTCATCATGGACACACAAGCAGCTCTCCTCTTGCAGCAGGAGAAGATGCACCTTTTAGATGGGATCACGTCAGAGTGAAGTTGAAGAAAGAG ATAGTTTCTTTGGGAATGCCATCTGTCTCACCTATTGAAAAAGTTGGAAAGTATATTAGTCCAAAGGATTGGAATGCTCTGATTAGTGATCCAGATACC GTAGTTATTGATGTTCGCAATGACTATGAAACTAGAATTGGGAAGTTCAAAGGAGCCGTAGATCCCACCACCTCAGCTTTTAGGGAGTTCCCGTCTTGGGTGGATGATCAGTATCAGCCTGATAAAGCTCAAAACGAAATCGAATGTGATAATTCAGCTGCGAACATGAGCCAAACTGAAGGACCAAAACTGCCACCACGAGTTGCAATGTACTGTACTGGTGGAATCAGGTGTGAGAAGGCTTCAAGTCTTCTCCTCAGCAAAGGTTTTAAAGAG GTCTATCACCTAGAAGGTGGTATATTGAAGTATCTGGAAGATATTCCCAAAGCGAAAAGCCTATGGGAGGGTGAATGCTTTGTTTTTGACAAACGAGTCTCGGTTGATCATGGGTTAGTACAAGGGACTTTCAAGCTTTGCTATGGGTGCAAGCAGCCAGTGAGTGATGCTGACATGGAAGCCCCAGAGTGGGAGTATGGGGTTTCTTGTCCATACTGCTATTCATCAAAATCTGAAGAAGAGAAAGAGAGGGCGAGAGCTCGGCAAAGGCAATTTGAGAATTGGGGTGTAATTGGAGGCCCTGATAAGGGTCGTAGGCCTGCAAGAACAGTGGATGGCAATGAAAAAAGCAAAGCTGCCAACTCTAATGTATGA
- the LOC108206361 gene encoding rhodanese-like domain-containing protein 7 isoform X2 has product MGLRQVESPVSPEEEAIHHGHTSSSPLAAGEDAPFRWDHVRVKLKKEIVSLGMPSVSPIEKVGKYISPKDWNALISDPDTVVIDVRNDYETRIGKFKGAVDPTTSAFREFPSWVDDQYQPDKAQNEIECDNSAANMSQTEGPKLPPRVAMYCTGGIRCEKASSLLLSKGFKEVYHLEGGILKYLEDIPKAKSLWEGECFVFDKRVSVDHGLVQGTFKLCYGCKQPVSDADMEAPEWEYGVSCPYCYSSKSEEEKERARARQRQFENWGVIGGPDKGRRPARTVDGNEKSKAANSNV; this is encoded by the exons ATGGGGCTCAGACAAGTGGAGTCACCAGTAAGCCCTGAAGAAGAAGCTATTCATCATGGACACACAAGCAGCTCTCCTCTTGCAGCAGGAGAAGATGCACCTTTTAGATGGGATCACGTCAGAGTGAAGTTGAAGAAAGAG ATAGTTTCTTTGGGAATGCCATCTGTCTCACCTATTGAAAAAGTTGGAAAGTATATTAGTCCAAAGGATTGGAATGCTCTGATTAGTGATCCAGATACC GTAGTTATTGATGTTCGCAATGACTATGAAACTAGAATTGGGAAGTTCAAAGGAGCCGTAGATCCCACCACCTCAGCTTTTAGGGAGTTCCCGTCTTGGGTGGATGATCAGTATCAGCCTGATAAAGCTCAAAACGAAATCGAATGTGATAATTCAGCTGCGAACATGAGCCAAACTGAAGGACCAAAACTGCCACCACGAGTTGCAATGTACTGTACTGGTGGAATCAGGTGTGAGAAGGCTTCAAGTCTTCTCCTCAGCAAAGGTTTTAAAGAG GTCTATCACCTAGAAGGTGGTATATTGAAGTATCTGGAAGATATTCCCAAAGCGAAAAGCCTATGGGAGGGTGAATGCTTTGTTTTTGACAAACGAGTCTCGGTTGATCATGGGTTAGTACAAGGGACTTTCAAGCTTTGCTATGGGTGCAAGCAGCCAGTGAGTGATGCTGACATGGAAGCCCCAGAGTGGGAGTATGGGGTTTCTTGTCCATACTGCTATTCATCAAAATCTGAAGAAGAGAAAGAGAGGGCGAGAGCTCGGCAAAGGCAATTTGAGAATTGGGGTGTAATTGGAGGCCCTGATAAGGGTCGTAGGCCTGCAAGAACAGTGGATGGCAATGAAAAAAGCAAAGCTGCCAACTCTAATGTATGA